In a single window of the Streptococcus ilei genome:
- a CDS encoding biotin transporter BioY: protein MKKIESMTLIALGAALIAALSPFTIPLGPIPITLQTLAIGLIASIYRPKEATLSVLIYLLLGAIGLPVFAGGHGGISSFYGPTAGFLFFFPLRALVTSSLAGQKGQPIRIFLANALGEVVLFIGGALGFMLITHQSLDLTVKLVVLPFVLPDLIKITLTTVFAVILYRNLKHLPYFKKAK, encoded by the coding sequence TTGAAAAAAATAGAATCAATGACATTAATTGCTCTTGGAGCAGCTCTGATTGCTGCCCTATCTCCTTTTACAATCCCACTTGGACCCATTCCTATCACGCTTCAGACTTTAGCGATTGGATTGATCGCCAGCATCTACCGTCCAAAAGAAGCCACCCTTTCTGTTCTCATTTACCTCCTCTTAGGTGCCATTGGCCTCCCCGTCTTTGCAGGTGGTCACGGAGGCATCAGCTCCTTCTACGGTCCCACTGCTGGATTCCTTTTCTTCTTTCCCCTTCGTGCTTTGGTTACCTCTAGCCTCGCTGGCCAAAAGGGACAGCCCATTCGTATCTTCCTAGCTAACGCCTTGGGGGAAGTCGTCCTCTTTATTGGGGGTGCCTTAGGTTTTATGCTCATTACCCACCAGAGTTTGGATCTCACCGTAAAACTGGTCGTCCTACCTTTTGTATTACCAGATTTGATTAAGATCACGTTGACAACGGTTTTCGCAGTTATTCTCTATCGCAATCTCAAACATCTCCCATATTTCAAAAAAGCAAAATAA
- a CDS encoding response regulator transcription factor has product MIKILLVEDDLGLSNSVFDFLDDFADVMQVFDGDEGLYEAESGIYDLILLDLMLPEKDGFQVLKELRDKGVSTPVLIMTAKESLDDKGHGFELGADDYLTKPFYLEELKMRIQALLKRSGKVNENTLSYGNVTVNLSTNSTLVEGKEVELLGKEFDLLVYFLQNQNVILPKTQIFDRLWGFDSDTTISVVEVYVSKIRKKLKGTEFAKNLQTLRSVGYILKDAQ; this is encoded by the coding sequence ATGATTAAGATTTTATTAGTAGAAGACGACCTCGGTTTGTCTAATTCAGTATTTGATTTTTTAGATGACTTTGCAGATGTCATGCAAGTCTTTGATGGAGACGAAGGTCTTTATGAGGCTGAAAGTGGCATCTATGACCTCATTTTGCTAGACCTCATGCTCCCTGAAAAAGATGGTTTCCAAGTTCTGAAAGAATTGAGAGATAAGGGTGTCTCCACTCCAGTATTGATTATGACAGCCAAAGAGAGTTTGGACGATAAGGGCCATGGGTTTGAGTTAGGGGCAGATGACTATCTGACCAAGCCATTCTACCTAGAAGAACTCAAGATGCGGATCCAAGCATTGTTGAAGCGCTCTGGTAAGGTCAATGAAAATACCCTTTCTTATGGGAATGTAACCGTTAATCTTTCGACAAATTCTACGCTTGTTGAAGGGAAAGAAGTGGAGCTATTAGGGAAAGAATTTGATCTTTTGGTCTATTTCCTTCAAAATCAAAATGTTATCCTGCCCAAGACACAAATCTTTGATCGACTTTGGGGATTTGATAGCGATACGACTATCTCGGTTGTTGAAGTGTATGTTTCTAAGATTCGTAAGAAGTTAAAAGGAACAGAATTTGCAAAAAATCTCCAAACATTGCGTAGCGTGGGGTACATTCTGAAAGATGCTCAATAA
- a CDS encoding sensor histidine kinase: MLNKIKKTVNADDFSYFIRYFGLFTLIFSTMTLIIIQVMRSSLYTTVDENLKILSKDRYSIISLANRTGNGMGRDEPDDDRPEDNEPDPEDGPRPSVTSNSTAILLNDNFENVTTDNGFLDLKTVTFSRSYLNKIKQIQITNHYKQKESYRAYLVDIDPDDYIDGVKYAVIMTNISQLEQTSEKHESQIALVMICFWGISLFASIFLAKMSVKPLLESMNRQKAFVENASHELRTPLAVLQNRLETLFRKPEATIMESSENIASSLDEVRNMRLLTTNLLNLARRDDGIKPEFCEIPPSFFDQTFANYEIIAEENDKIFEYENHVERSLVSDKVLLKQLMTILYDNALKYTEEEGKIRFVAQFKDRYLYLRVEDNGPGIADEDKKRIFDRFYRVDKARTRQKGGFGLGLSLAKQIVEAFNGTITVRDNKPKGAIFEVKLATKSDSKKKSTSKSTKNK; the protein is encoded by the coding sequence ATGCTCAATAAAATTAAAAAAACTGTCAATGCGGATGACTTTTCTTATTTCATCCGCTATTTCGGACTCTTTACCTTGATTTTCTCAACCATGACCTTGATTATTATTCAAGTAATGCGGTCAAGTCTGTATACAACGGTTGATGAAAATTTAAAGATACTGAGTAAAGATCGTTATTCCATCATTAGCTTGGCCAATCGTACCGGAAATGGGATGGGAAGAGACGAACCAGATGATGACCGACCAGAAGATAATGAACCTGATCCCGAGGATGGCCCTAGACCATCGGTCACTTCCAATAGTACAGCCATCCTCTTGAATGATAATTTTGAAAATGTGACGACGGACAATGGTTTTCTGGATTTAAAAACAGTGACCTTTAGTCGCAGCTATTTAAACAAGATCAAGCAGATTCAAATCACCAACCATTATAAGCAAAAAGAAAGCTACCGGGCTTATTTGGTGGATATTGACCCCGATGATTATATCGATGGGGTGAAATATGCCGTGATCATGACCAATATCAGCCAGTTGGAGCAGACCAGTGAAAAACACGAGAGCCAAATCGCCTTGGTCATGATTTGCTTCTGGGGCATTTCCCTCTTTGCAAGTATCTTCCTGGCTAAGATGAGTGTGAAACCTCTCTTAGAGAGCATGAACCGGCAGAAGGCTTTTGTCGAAAATGCTTCTCATGAATTGCGGACACCTTTAGCCGTTTTGCAAAATCGTTTGGAAACCCTGTTCCGAAAGCCAGAGGCAACAATTATGGAATCCAGTGAGAATATCGCCTCCTCTTTGGATGAGGTTCGCAATATGCGCTTACTGACGACCAATCTCTTAAACTTAGCCCGTCGAGATGATGGGATTAAACCTGAGTTTTGTGAAATCCCTCCTTCTTTTTTCGACCAAACCTTTGCCAATTATGAAATCATTGCCGAGGAAAATGATAAAATCTTCGAGTATGAGAATCATGTCGAAAGGAGTCTGGTGTCTGACAAGGTCCTACTGAAACAGCTGATGACCATTTTGTATGACAATGCCCTCAAATACACAGAGGAAGAAGGAAAGATACGGTTTGTCGCCCAATTCAAGGATCGCTATCTCTATCTTCGGGTAGAGGATAATGGACCAGGGATTGCAGACGAAGATAAAAAGCGGATATTTGATCGATTCTACCGAGTGGATAAGGCGCGTACGCGTCAAAAGGGTGGTTTTGGTTTAGGACTGTCCTTAGCCAAGCAAATCGTAGAAGCCTTTAATGGCACCATTACTGTTCGAGATAACAAGCCGAAAGGTGCTATTTTCGAGGTCAAACTAGCAACCAAGTCAGATAGTAAAAAGAAATCAACTTCTAAATCAACGAAAAACAAGTAA